Proteins encoded in a region of the Pseudomonas denitrificans (nom. rej.) genome:
- a CDS encoding substrate-binding periplasmic protein, which produces MLRIASPLLLLCSALASAEPLRLAGDDWCPYLCPDDPDKPGYLLEALGRVLPQPPRFEPLPWPRALQMAREGLVDGVVGAYSEESAELLIGKEPIGWVTMRFYVRQDNPWTWKGPASLSSQSIGLAQGYSYGKELDDWRDEHLANHEQVQVLSGEKVLERNIQKLLLGRITVLLEDSQIVEHYLQRHGLSERIQAAGELADKRPMYVALNPRLEGVQERLADLDEGLRELRRNDQWKPLMQGYGIAVD; this is translated from the coding sequence ATGCTGCGAATCGCTTCACCGCTGCTGCTCCTCTGTTCGGCGCTGGCCAGCGCCGAACCCCTGCGCCTGGCCGGCGACGACTGGTGCCCTTACCTCTGCCCTGACGATCCGGACAAGCCCGGCTACCTGCTCGAAGCCCTCGGCCGGGTGCTGCCGCAACCACCCCGCTTCGAGCCGCTGCCCTGGCCTCGCGCCCTGCAGATGGCCCGCGAAGGGCTCGTGGATGGCGTGGTCGGCGCCTACAGCGAAGAGTCCGCGGAACTGCTGATCGGCAAAGAGCCCATCGGCTGGGTGACCATGCGTTTCTACGTGCGCCAGGACAATCCCTGGACCTGGAAGGGGCCTGCCTCGCTGAGCAGCCAGTCCATCGGGCTGGCTCAGGGCTATTCCTACGGCAAGGAGCTGGACGACTGGCGCGACGAGCACCTGGCCAACCATGAACAGGTGCAGGTGCTCAGCGGCGAGAAGGTGCTCGAACGCAACATCCAGAAGCTGCTGCTCGGGCGCATCACGGTGCTGCTCGAGGACAGCCAGATCGTCGAGCACTACCTGCAGCGCCACGGCCTCTCGGAGCGCATTCAAGCGGCCGGCGAGCTCGCCGATAAACGTCCTATGTACGTCGCGCTCAACCCGCGCCTGGAAGGCGTGCAGGAGCGCCTGGCCGACCTCGACGAGGGCCTGCGCGAGCTGCGCCGCAACGACCAGTGGAAACCCTTGATGCAGGGTTACGGCATCGCCGTTGACTAG
- a CDS encoding lysoplasmalogenase, whose translation MRWALLALIGGAAYLFAVTFDLPTLRMLCKPLPVLAMLLWILATPADGYRHWVAIGLVLSMLGDVLLEWPINAFVPGLAAFLLAHLAYLVAYLGDTRRLAPLGLLVAGGVGGCLFALLYSRGLGPLLLPIALYSLTISAMLWRAIARLGVPSIANASRVFAALGALLFVSSDSMIGISRFVAAFDGSSYAIMLTYWLGQFGIAASVTSRHIALPYSEGHSTSRA comes from the coding sequence ATGCGCTGGGCACTCTTGGCACTGATCGGCGGTGCCGCCTACCTGTTCGCCGTCACCTTCGACCTGCCGACCCTGCGCATGCTGTGCAAGCCGCTGCCGGTGCTGGCCATGCTGTTGTGGATTCTCGCCACGCCCGCCGACGGCTATCGCCACTGGGTCGCCATCGGCCTGGTGCTTTCGATGCTCGGCGACGTCCTGCTGGAATGGCCGATCAACGCCTTCGTTCCCGGCCTCGCCGCCTTCCTGCTGGCACACCTCGCCTACCTGGTCGCCTACCTGGGCGATACCCGCCGCTTAGCCCCGCTCGGACTGCTGGTCGCAGGCGGCGTGGGTGGCTGCCTGTTCGCCCTGCTCTACAGCCGCGGCCTGGGTCCGCTGCTGCTGCCGATTGCGCTGTACAGCCTGACCATCAGCGCCATGCTCTGGCGCGCCATTGCCCGCCTTGGCGTACCCAGCATCGCCAATGCCAGCCGGGTGTTTGCCGCCCTCGGCGCACTGCTGTTCGTCAGCTCCGATTCGATGATCGGCATCAGCCGCTTCGTCGCTGCTTTCGACGGCTCCTCCTACGCCATCATGCTCACCTACTGGCTCGGCCAGTTCGGTATTGCCGCGTCCGTCACATCCCGTCATATCGCTCTGCCATACTCGGAAGGACACTCCACTTCCCGGGCCTGA